A part of Bacteroidia bacterium genomic DNA contains:
- a CDS encoding GNAT family N-acetyltransferase, with translation MKMNITKNYLFTSARLGFRNWEDADLEGMARINADEKVMEFFPSVATEKETHEFITRMQAQFSEKGFCYFAVDRLEDHSFIGFIGLSEKTFEADFTPCIDIGWRLDCAEWNKGYATEGAKRCLEYAFEDLRLNNIYSIAPKVNVKSEQVMKKIGMIKLYEFAHPLLKNDERLENCVLYMIGC, from the coding sequence ATGAAAATGAACATTACCAAAAACTACTTATTTACCTCTGCCCGGCTGGGTTTCCGCAATTGGGAAGACGCTGATCTGGAAGGAATGGCCCGCATCAATGCAGATGAAAAAGTCATGGAGTTTTTCCCTTCTGTGGCTACAGAAAAGGAAACCCATGAGTTTATCACAAGGATGCAGGCGCAATTTTCGGAAAAAGGGTTTTGCTATTTTGCCGTTGACAGGCTGGAAGATCACTCATTCATCGGGTTTATCGGCCTGTCTGAAAAAACCTTTGAGGCAGATTTTACTCCCTGCATTGATATCGGCTGGAGACTGGATTGCGCAGAATGGAATAAAGGGTATGCTACCGAAGGCGCAAAAAGATGTCTGGAATATGCGTTTGAGGATTTGCGACTCAACAATATTTATTCCATCGCTCCCAAAGTGAATGTGAAGTCTGAGCAGGTGATGAAAAAAATCGGTATGATAAAACTTTATGAGTTTGCGCATCCCTTACTAAAAAATGATGAACGGCTGGAGAATTGTGTTTTGTATATGATTGGCTGTTAG
- a CDS encoding cation:proton antiporter, translated as MEILSSYNLIIAASLIIIMSFLFGEFARKTNIPSVLMLIVLGILLKFALDAGGMGDMNFFPVLEVLGIVGLIMIVLEAALELELKREKLVPITKSFVIALLGLIGSAWVAAEILHYYIPGMEMSKAWLYATPLSILSSAIIIPSVSGLKATKREFHIYESTFSDILGIMFFYFLAGKFEGPAEQSGALGFMGNLGLTILISFVASYGLVLIFQNIRSHVKLFLLISVLLLLYALGKKIHLSSLIIILIFGLLVANMELFFRGILRRWLNLEKAGQIYEGLHVVTMETAFVVRTFFFVIFGLTISLATLFSVKVALVSGLIVLSIYVIRFVILRIFLGKDIIPQLFVAPRGLITILLFYAIPHEAMVEGFDPGILLFIIIATSLIMTFVLIYDKQRSGKAVKTAEGLAVGYTQWKAPVVDQEE; from the coding sequence ATGGAAATTTTGTCTTCCTACAACCTGATTATTGCGGCCTCGCTCATCATCATTATGTCCTTTCTGTTTGGTGAATTTGCCCGCAAAACCAATATCCCCTCAGTACTGATGTTAATCGTGCTGGGCATTTTGCTCAAATTTGCCCTCGATGCAGGAGGAATGGGAGATATGAATTTTTTCCCGGTCCTGGAAGTATTGGGAATCGTAGGACTGATCATGATCGTGCTGGAAGCCGCCCTTGAGCTGGAGCTTAAACGCGAAAAACTGGTTCCCATTACCAAGTCATTTGTCATTGCCCTTCTCGGGCTGATAGGATCAGCATGGGTTGCCGCGGAGATTTTGCATTACTATATCCCCGGCATGGAAATGTCCAAAGCCTGGCTTTACGCTACGCCACTTTCCATCTTGTCAAGTGCCATCATTATTCCGAGTGTTTCGGGCCTCAAAGCCACAAAAAGGGAATTTCATATCTACGAGAGTACATTTTCTGATATCCTCGGTATTATGTTTTTTTACTTTCTGGCGGGAAAATTTGAAGGACCGGCAGAACAAAGCGGTGCGCTCGGTTTTATGGGAAACCTTGGACTCACGATTTTGATATCCTTTGTGGCGAGTTACGGGCTGGTGCTGATTTTTCAAAATATCCGCAGCCATGTCAAGCTGTTTTTACTGATATCGGTATTGCTGCTTTTATACGCACTGGGTAAAAAAATCCACCTTTCTTCCCTGATCATTATCCTGATCTTTGGGTTGCTGGTTGCCAATATGGAGCTTTTTTTCAGGGGAATCCTGCGGCGCTGGCTAAACCTCGAAAAAGCCGGCCAAATCTATGAAGGCCTTCATGTGGTTACGATGGAAACAGCTTTTGTGGTGCGCACATTTTTCTTTGTCATCTTTGGGCTCACCATTTCTCTGGCCACCCTGTTTAGTGTAAAAGTTGCTTTGGTCAGTGGGCTGATTGTGTTGTCTATCTATGTGATCCGGTTTGTCATTTTGCGGATTTTCCTGGGAAAAGATATCATCCCTCAGTTGTTTGTTGCGCCCAGAGGATTGATTACCATCCTGCTTTTTTACGCCATTCCCCACGAAGCAATGGTAGAAGGGTTCGATCCGGGCATTTTACTGTTTATCATTATTGCCACCAGTCTGATTATGACCTTTGTACTCATCTACGATAAACAGCGGTCAGGAAAAGCTGTAAAAACAGCAGAAGGACTTGCGGTCGGTTACACCCAATGGAAAGCGCCGGTTGTTGATCAGGAAGAATAG
- a CDS encoding DUF2891 domain-containing protein yields the protein MSTISVFSPIVGLLTGLFLISAIAFAQTEDLPFYTVNKISGALQLTPRGASHFAGLALHCIQQEYPNKPGHVMNDSADVLSPQTLHPAFFGCFDWHSAVHGHWMLIRLLRQFPDLPEAAEIRQVIGQNMSRENLLAEAAYFGRPSQKSFERTYGWTWLLQLALELYDWNDPQGREWYANLQPLADTIIARYLDFLPKQTYPIRTGVHPNTAFGLSFAYDYAVAVGKDDLRLLIGETGRRYYLNDKNCPASWEPGGSDFLSPCLAEADLMRRILPAAEFLPWFQAFMPDIPANLREIAVVSDRTDGQIVHLDGLNLSRGWCMEGIASVLPKGDPMQQLLKETARKHIAATVPHIASGDYAGEHWLASFAVYALGK from the coding sequence ATGTCTACAATCTCTGTTTTTTCCCCGATTGTGGGCCTGCTTACAGGCCTGTTTTTGATTTCAGCTATTGCCTTTGCCCAAACTGAAGATCTTCCGTTTTATACTGTAAATAAAATCTCCGGCGCCCTTCAGCTTACCCCTCGCGGCGCCTCTCATTTTGCCGGTCTGGCGCTTCATTGTATTCAGCAGGAATATCCCAATAAGCCTGGTCACGTGATGAATGATTCTGCCGATGTCCTTTCTCCTCAGACACTGCATCCGGCTTTTTTTGGATGTTTTGACTGGCACTCTGCGGTACACGGGCATTGGATGCTGATACGCCTGCTGCGCCAATTTCCCGATTTACCCGAAGCTGCCGAAATCCGCCAGGTGATCGGACAGAATATGAGCCGGGAAAACCTGCTGGCAGAAGCCGCTTATTTTGGCCGTCCCAGCCAAAAATCCTTCGAACGCACTTACGGCTGGACCTGGTTGCTTCAGCTTGCGCTTGAGCTGTACGACTGGAATGACCCGCAGGGGCGGGAATGGTATGCAAATTTGCAACCGCTGGCCGATACGATCATTGCGCGGTATCTGGATTTCCTGCCAAAACAGACGTATCCGATCCGCACGGGCGTGCATCCCAATACCGCCTTCGGCTTGTCATTTGCCTACGACTACGCCGTGGCAGTGGGAAAAGACGACCTCCGTCTGCTGATCGGGGAAACCGGGCGCCGGTATTATCTCAACGACAAAAATTGCCCGGCTTCCTGGGAGCCCGGGGGCTCTGATTTTTTATCTCCCTGTCTGGCAGAAGCTGATCTTATGCGGCGTATTTTGCCCGCTGCCGAGTTTTTGCCCTGGTTTCAGGCTTTTATGCCAGATATTCCCGCCAATCTGCGGGAAATTGCTGTCGTCTCAGACCGTACCGACGGCCAGATTGTGCACCTCGACGGGCTGAATCTCAGCCGGGGCTGGTGTATGGAAGGCATTGCTTCTGTATTGCCCAAAGGCGACCCGATGCAGCAGTTGCTGAAAGAAACTGCCCGGAAGCATATTGCGGCAACCGTACCCCATATCGCCAGCGGCGATTACGCCGGTGAACACTGGCTGGCTTCATTTGCCGTTTATGCCCTTGGAAAATAA
- a CDS encoding PLDc N-terminal domain-containing protein, protein MFTLIKFAVSVLWFVLTIGVLVNIWRESNKETIAKLLWTVGVLVFPVLGPVIWILVGANSRSGS, encoded by the coding sequence ATGTTTACTCTTATTAAATTTGCCGTATCTGTTCTCTGGTTTGTCCTCACCATCGGTGTACTGGTCAATATCTGGAGAGAAAGTAATAAAGAAACGATAGCAAAACTGCTCTGGACCGTCGGCGTACTGGTGTTCCCTGTACTGGGCCCGGTAATCTGGATACTGGTTGGCGCCAATAGCCGTTCAGGAAGCTAA
- a CDS encoding GNAT family N-acetyltransferase, producing the protein MEIFIANDVHAAIVAQVSRQSFDEAFSPTNNPDDMADYMDTAFAVGQIAEEMTDDQNTFLLAALEGVPCGIAKLRRGGVPPEFLADRRSIELQRLYIIEKAHNKGIGRKLLQTCMEIARAEGYECIWLGVWEHNPKAIRFYQRMGFELCGSHVFVLGKDVQTDLEMYREI; encoded by the coding sequence ATGGAGATTTTTATTGCAAACGATGTGCATGCAGCGATTGTCGCACAGGTCTCCCGTCAGTCTTTTGATGAGGCTTTTTCGCCGACCAACAATCCCGACGACATGGCGGACTACATGGATACTGCTTTTGCCGTAGGGCAGATCGCGGAAGAAATGACCGATGATCAGAATACATTTCTCCTTGCAGCGCTTGAAGGAGTGCCTTGTGGTATTGCCAAATTGCGGCGGGGAGGGGTACCTCCGGAGTTTCTGGCTGACAGGCGTTCTATCGAATTGCAGCGGCTGTATATCATCGAAAAGGCTCACAACAAAGGCATAGGACGCAAACTATTGCAAACCTGTATGGAGATAGCCCGGGCGGAAGGTTACGAGTGTATTTGGCTGGGTGTATGGGAGCATAATCCCAAAGCCATCCGGTTCTACCAGAGAATGGGGTTTGAGTTGTGTGGAAGCCATGTATTTGTGCTGGGGAAAGATGTGCAGACCGACCTGGAGATGTACAGGGAAATATAA
- a CDS encoding ATP-binding protein, translating into MSLYSFPKRFNYIRRILLTGFFGLGIPGLMLRFFDEDVVDPMSVRLIPMTVFLAVFLLSYRWKDQIRKIENAAIVSYLVMILWLAWVIYKNHLRSDYAVAAYLVVLIIPVGLFSVRDVWLFIVPATLILMFSALMVKEPETEKHAFFSLLLITVGVITPFQINNLKNKARVWQTEKRLTDVFHASKECIWEIGKDHHFIFVSDRANEILGYTPEELYQMTPYDFVKEEERGMIKQWLDYISSQLKEMHNVEYQAIRKDGEKIWLEITGVPFFDEKGKYQGYRGALMDITGRKTQQKKLIEAKERAEEAVKARSQFLSVMSHEIRTPMNAVLGTAHLLMQESPREDQLDNLETLHFSAENLLVIINDILDYSKIEAGKIEFEKIDYNLKTLTERIVKSLAQKASEKNLQFVLKNDPDLPEYVKGDPTRLSQILTNLINNAIKFTEKGEVSLCTKLIHSDENTAEITFSVSDTGIGIPRNKIEHIFESFTQASSDTTRIYGGTGLGLAICKRLVELQGSALEVESEPGKGSSFFFTLKIALAEKTLSTQQSESQKEDFQDLGGVRILLVEDNQINQKIASKFLAKWGVVVDIADNGRIALEMIGKAPYALVLMDLQMPEMDGYEAARKIREMPAPVSEIPIIALTASAMNEVQGNVAEAGMNGYASKPFNPRELYRKIVSLLPLSEHVSES; encoded by the coding sequence ATGTCATTGTACTCTTTTCCCAAACGATTTAATTATATCCGAAGGATTCTTCTGACCGGATTTTTTGGACTGGGAATTCCGGGTCTGATGCTTCGGTTTTTTGATGAGGATGTGGTGGATCCTATGTCTGTAAGGTTGATTCCAATGACTGTGTTTTTGGCCGTATTTTTACTTTCATACAGGTGGAAAGACCAAATACGTAAGATTGAAAATGCCGCGATAGTTTCTTATCTGGTGATGATTTTGTGGCTGGCATGGGTCATTTATAAAAATCACCTTCGCTCTGACTACGCAGTAGCTGCATACCTTGTAGTGTTAATCATCCCTGTAGGCCTTTTTTCTGTGAGAGATGTTTGGCTTTTTATCGTACCGGCAACCCTGATATTGATGTTTTCTGCGCTGATGGTAAAAGAGCCGGAGACAGAAAAACATGCATTTTTCAGCTTATTGTTGATTACGGTGGGAGTCATTACCCCCTTTCAGATTAATAACCTCAAAAATAAGGCGAGAGTCTGGCAAACCGAAAAACGCCTTACAGATGTGTTTCATGCCTCAAAAGAATGTATATGGGAAATCGGAAAAGATCATCATTTTATTTTTGTCTCTGATCGGGCAAATGAAATTTTGGGTTATACGCCGGAAGAATTATATCAAATGACGCCCTACGATTTTGTAAAGGAGGAGGAAAGGGGAATGATCAAACAGTGGCTGGATTATATTTCCAGCCAGCTCAAAGAAATGCATAACGTCGAATATCAGGCGATTCGAAAAGATGGTGAAAAAATATGGCTTGAAATTACGGGCGTTCCCTTTTTTGACGAAAAAGGAAAATATCAGGGCTATAGGGGCGCATTAATGGATATTACAGGCCGCAAAACGCAACAAAAAAAGCTGATAGAAGCCAAAGAACGTGCGGAAGAGGCGGTCAAAGCGCGTTCTCAATTTTTATCGGTCATGAGTCACGAGATTCGTACCCCCATGAACGCGGTGCTCGGTACGGCACATTTGCTGATGCAGGAGAGCCCGCGCGAGGATCAGTTGGATAATCTGGAGACCCTCCATTTTTCTGCTGAAAACCTGCTGGTGATTATCAATGATATTCTTGATTACAGCAAAATCGAAGCGGGTAAAATAGAGTTTGAAAAAATAGACTATAATCTTAAAACCCTTACAGAAAGGATTGTCAAGTCACTCGCGCAGAAAGCATCTGAAAAGAACCTTCAATTTGTCCTTAAAAACGATCCGGATTTACCCGAATATGTGAAAGGTGACCCCACGCGTCTGAGTCAGATTTTGACAAACCTGATCAATAATGCCATTAAGTTTACAGAAAAAGGCGAGGTTTCACTATGCACCAAACTCATTCATTCTGACGAGAATACAGCAGAAATAACCTTCTCTGTCTCTGATACAGGGATTGGTATCCCGAGAAATAAAATTGAGCATATATTCGAAAGCTTTACACAGGCTAGTTCTGATACAACCCGGATATACGGTGGTACAGGGCTTGGGCTGGCTATTTGCAAGCGACTGGTAGAACTTCAGGGGAGCGCACTTGAGGTAGAAAGCGAGCCTGGAAAAGGTTCTTCTTTTTTCTTCACGCTGAAGATTGCCCTTGCTGAAAAAACCCTCTCTACCCAGCAAAGTGAGTCCCAAAAGGAAGATTTCCAGGATTTGGGCGGGGTGAGAATTCTTTTGGTTGAAGACAATCAGATCAATCAGAAAATTGCTTCCAAGTTCCTTGCCAAATGGGGAGTAGTTGTAGATATCGCAGATAATGGCCGGATTGCATTGGAAATGATTGGAAAAGCTCCTTATGCATTGGTTTTGATGGATCTGCAAATGCCGGAAATGGACGGATACGAAGCAGCCCGTAAGATCAGGGAAATGCCTGCTCCGGTATCAGAAATTCCAATCATCGCCCTTACCGCTTCTGCAATGAATGAAGTACAGGGAAATGTTGCTGAGGCAGGAATGAACGGATACGCTTCCAAACCTTTTAATCCTCGTGAATTGTATCGAAAAATCGTATCACTCCTGCCGCTTTCTGAACATGTCTCCGAAAGCTGA
- a CDS encoding glycosyl hydrolase: MKKNYPLAQISAVLLLIFISATPIHAQKSKKNTQKVIPQTPTLTYEENLYKSLQWRELGPFRGGRSAAVTGVPGKSNLFYFGATGGGVWRTRDGGSNWENISDGFFGGSIGAVAVSENDNNVIYVGGGEVTVRGNVSSGEGMWKSVDAGKTWVHSGLKESRHIPRICIHPKNPDLVYAAVLGDLYKSSEERGVYRSSDGGQTWEKILFANADAGAVDLIMDPGNPRVLYAATWRVRRTPYSLESGGEGSGLWKSTDGGDTWKNISTNKGLPQGTLGIIGVSISGTNSNRIYAIIEAAEGGVFRSDDAGENWQKVNSDRSLRQRAWYYSRIYADPQDEDVVYVVNVSYHKSTDGGRSFKPYNAPHGDHHDLWIAPEDPQRMIIADDGGAQVTFDGGENWSTYHNQPTAQFYRVVTDNHFPFRIYGAQQDNSTVRILHRTDGYSISEHDWEETAGSESAHIAVDPLDNDIVYGGSYGGFLSRQNHRTGEVRAINVWPDNPMGYGAEGMRYRFQWNFPIFFSPHDPKKLFAASNHLHLTTNEGQSWTIISPDLTRNDTTKLGSSGGPITKDNTGVEYYATIFAAAESPYEEGLIWTGSDDGLVHITRDGGKNWENVTPPAMPEWIMINSVEPDPFVKGGVYIAGTMYKSGDYRPYLYKTKDYGKTWTKIVNGIDDQHFTRVVRADPSRKDLLYAGTENGMYISFDDGASWKPFQLNLPLVPITDLTIKQNKLIAATQGRSFWMIDDLTPLHQLNTQVAGSNYFLYKPADSYRMPGGSFSRKPRNAGTNHPAGVAVHYYLKEKPADSVEMKMVFLEKGGKVIRTFSTKDKTSPLKPEAGSQVFVWNTQYEEAKTFDGMILWWGETDGPKAVPGEYRVRLVLGNDSTESPFTILKDPRSSASDSDLQAQFDFLIKVRDKLSETHQAIVDIRKVREQMAQISSRIGKKEEYKEIAAAIKSVDSTMTAIEETLYQTKNRSGQDPLNYPIRLNNKLAHLGSLNSLGDFPPTQQSLDFLEEVSKAIDKQLEKWEEVSTKKLPEINRMVIEKQVTLIGTEKD; encoded by the coding sequence ATGAAAAAAAACTACCCTCTGGCCCAGATTTCAGCAGTTTTGTTGCTGATCTTTATATCAGCCACACCTATTCATGCACAGAAAAGCAAGAAAAATACGCAAAAAGTCATCCCGCAAACGCCTACACTTACATATGAGGAAAACCTCTATAAAAGCCTGCAATGGCGGGAACTGGGTCCTTTTCGCGGCGGGCGATCTGCGGCAGTAACGGGAGTACCGGGCAAGTCCAACCTTTTTTACTTTGGTGCTACGGGCGGCGGTGTATGGCGCACCCGCGATGGTGGCTCCAACTGGGAAAATATTTCCGACGGTTTTTTTGGCGGCTCCATAGGCGCTGTCGCGGTAAGTGAAAACGACAACAATGTCATCTACGTCGGAGGCGGAGAAGTTACGGTCAGGGGAAATGTATCTTCGGGCGAGGGCATGTGGAAGTCGGTTGATGCAGGTAAAACATGGGTTCATTCGGGTCTGAAAGAGTCCCGGCATATTCCCCGCATTTGCATTCACCCCAAAAATCCCGACCTGGTATATGCAGCCGTGCTCGGTGATCTGTACAAATCATCCGAAGAACGAGGCGTTTATCGCTCTTCGGACGGAGGACAAACCTGGGAAAAAATCCTGTTTGCCAATGCAGATGCCGGAGCAGTTGACCTTATCATGGACCCGGGCAACCCCAGGGTTTTGTACGCAGCTACCTGGCGTGTCAGGCGTACGCCTTACAGTCTTGAAAGCGGTGGCGAAGGTTCTGGCCTTTGGAAAAGCACAGACGGCGGAGACACATGGAAAAATATTTCCACCAACAAAGGACTTCCCCAAGGCACATTGGGCATTATCGGTGTAAGTATATCAGGTACAAACTCCAACCGCATCTATGCGATTATTGAGGCCGCCGAAGGCGGTGTATTCCGCTCCGACGATGCCGGCGAAAACTGGCAAAAAGTCAACTCCGATCGCTCGCTTCGCCAGCGGGCATGGTATTATTCCCGCATTTATGCCGACCCGCAGGACGAAGATGTTGTCTATGTCGTCAATGTCAGTTATCACAAATCCACCGACGGTGGTCGCAGCTTCAAGCCCTACAATGCGCCACACGGCGACCACCACGACCTCTGGATCGCGCCCGAAGATCCCCAAAGAATGATCATCGCCGATGATGGTGGCGCACAAGTCACCTTTGACGGAGGAGAAAACTGGTCCACTTATCACAACCAGCCGACGGCACAGTTTTATCGCGTAGTCACCGACAATCATTTCCCGTTTCGTATTTACGGCGCACAGCAGGACAATTCTACCGTGCGCATTCTGCACCGGACCGACGGGTATTCCATTTCAGAACACGACTGGGAAGAAACCGCGGGCAGCGAAAGTGCCCATATTGCGGTAGACCCTCTGGATAATGATATTGTCTATGGTGGCAGCTACGGCGGTTTTCTATCCCGCCAGAATCACCGCACGGGTGAAGTTCGCGCCATCAATGTCTGGCCAGACAACCCGATGGGTTACGGGGCAGAAGGTATGCGATACCGCTTTCAGTGGAATTTCCCCATTTTCTTTTCTCCCCACGACCCCAAAAAACTCTTCGCAGCATCCAATCATCTTCACCTCACCACCAACGAAGGCCAGTCGTGGACCATTATCAGCCCGGACCTCACCCGCAATGATACCACCAAACTCGGTTCTTCCGGAGGCCCCATTACCAAGGACAATACAGGAGTAGAATACTATGCCACCATATTTGCAGCAGCAGAATCGCCATATGAAGAAGGGCTCATATGGACAGGTTCTGATGACGGACTGGTACACATCACCCGCGATGGCGGCAAAAACTGGGAGAATGTAACCCCACCGGCTATGCCTGAATGGATCATGATCAACAGCGTGGAGCCCGACCCCTTTGTAAAAGGCGGGGTTTATATTGCAGGTACGATGTATAAGTCGGGCGACTATCGTCCCTATCTGTACAAAACCAAAGACTATGGAAAAACCTGGACAAAGATTGTCAATGGAATTGACGATCAGCATTTTACGCGAGTCGTGCGGGCCGACCCCTCACGTAAAGATTTACTTTATGCAGGTACTGAAAACGGAATGTATATCTCCTTTGACGATGGCGCAAGCTGGAAACCTTTTCAGTTGAATCTTCCCCTTGTACCCATCACAGACCTTACCATCAAACAAAATAAACTCATTGCGGCGACCCAGGGGCGTAGTTTCTGGATGATCGATGACCTGACACCCCTTCATCAGTTGAATACGCAGGTGGCCGGAAGCAATTATTTCCTCTATAAACCCGCAGATTCCTACCGTATGCCCGGAGGTTCTTTTTCCAGAAAACCCCGCAACGCAGGCACCAATCACCCGGCGGGAGTTGCTGTTCATTACTATTTGAAAGAAAAACCCGCAGATTCGGTGGAGATGAAAATGGTATTTCTGGAAAAGGGCGGTAAAGTCATCCGAACTTTTTCGACGAAAGATAAAACTTCCCCCTTAAAGCCGGAGGCGGGGTCTCAGGTATTTGTATGGAATACACAATACGAAGAGGCCAAAACATTTGACGGAATGATATTGTGGTGGGGAGAAACGGATGGCCCCAAAGCCGTGCCCGGTGAATATCGCGTCAGGCTGGTATTGGGAAATGATTCGACAGAAAGCCCCTTTACGATTCTAAAAGATCCCCGGTCAAGCGCTTCTGATTCAGACCTGCAGGCACAGTTTGACTTCCTGATCAAAGTGCGCGACAAACTCAGCGAAACCCATCAGGCGATTGTCGATATACGCAAAGTGCGCGAACAGATGGCCCAAATTTCATCCAGAATTGGCAAAAAAGAAGAATACAAGGAAATAGCTGCCGCAATTAAATCGGTAGATTCGACTATGACGGCCATTGAAGAAACCCTGTATCAGACAAAAAACCGGAGCGGACAGGATCCATTAAACTACCCTATTCGCCTCAACAACAAACTGGCGCACCTCGGATCACTCAACAGCTTAGGCGATTTTCCACCCACCCAGCAGTCTCTGGATTTTCTGGAGGAAGTGAGCAAAGCCATTGACAAACAACTCGAAAAGTGGGAAGAAGTCAGCACGAAAAAATTGCCTGAGATCAACCGTATGGTAATAGAAAAACAGGTCACATTAATCGGGACAGAAAAAGATTAA
- a CDS encoding PDZ domain-containing protein, translated as MKWILTVLTMITGLQLTAADYDYTLTWLSPHTHTYVVSLTVSPQSGSFTEFQLPVWRPGRYRTQDFAAAVSNFSAKDETGNALAWEKTAMSSWRVRHSPGKKVVISYHYFANNTDAGSSYLGPDQIYFNPVNLFMYVPDRLNGSVSLHMPDKPEAWSVATQMKFIPSENRFEAPTYHYLADSPVVVARKMVTLSFQLKNTTFYLYFQGDYKGDKSVDDAAIEMVRKISEEAVAIFGRFPYTEFHFIYRLQPYQIRHGVEHANSVSFAIPAAATESPKSLTSIAGTTAHELWHSWNVKRIRPAALWPYDYSQPQYTHLHWFTEGVTDYYANLLLVRAGLITQDQFFRKVAGNIEILENSYAASVVSPSESSFESWLDNSAYSNPQRQVSYYSNGSRLGLLLDLGLREKSDGAVTLDALFNYLLLEYYDKDQGVPENGIQMAAEALTRTSWQTFFDKYVHDTEPIPYEDFLEPFGLELSSVSDAKPGAQGLGILSAENITQGILLRKLHPGGDAFTAGLSENDLILEIDGRNATGISLDDYVNGLKKGATINLRVYSDFQVEEIIVPYNGAFVTRKFTLTKKAKIKEKEATKLNNWLGSKVKE; from the coding sequence ATGAAGTGGATTCTTACCGTTTTAACCATGATTACCGGCTTACAACTTACAGCCGCTGACTACGATTATACCCTTACCTGGCTATCTCCACACACCCATACGTATGTTGTTTCTCTGACGGTTTCACCACAGTCGGGTAGTTTTACGGAGTTTCAGCTTCCGGTATGGCGCCCCGGAAGATATAGGACGCAGGATTTTGCGGCGGCAGTCTCAAATTTTTCCGCAAAGGATGAAACGGGGAATGCCCTTGCCTGGGAAAAAACGGCGATGAGCTCCTGGCGTGTACGTCATTCTCCCGGAAAAAAAGTAGTGATATCCTACCACTATTTCGCCAACAATACGGACGCGGGGTCGAGTTACCTCGGGCCCGACCAGATCTATTTCAACCCGGTCAACCTCTTTATGTATGTACCCGACCGGCTCAATGGTTCAGTTTCATTGCACATGCCCGATAAACCGGAAGCATGGAGTGTCGCCACCCAGATGAAGTTTATTCCGTCTGAAAATCGCTTTGAAGCCCCCACCTATCACTACCTGGCAGACTCTCCGGTGGTAGTTGCCCGAAAAATGGTAACCCTTTCCTTTCAACTGAAGAATACCACGTTTTACCTGTATTTCCAGGGAGATTATAAAGGCGATAAATCGGTAGATGATGCCGCGATTGAAATGGTGAGGAAGATCAGTGAAGAAGCAGTCGCAATTTTCGGAAGGTTTCCCTATACAGAGTTTCACTTTATATACCGGCTCCAGCCTTATCAGATCAGGCATGGGGTCGAGCATGCCAACTCGGTATCTTTTGCTATCCCGGCGGCGGCTACAGAATCCCCCAAATCGCTGACCAGCATTGCGGGTACTACCGCGCATGAGTTGTGGCATTCGTGGAATGTAAAACGCATTAGACCTGCTGCACTCTGGCCTTATGATTACAGCCAGCCTCAGTACACCCACCTGCATTGGTTTACAGAAGGTGTTACGGACTACTATGCCAATCTCCTCCTGGTCAGGGCCGGACTTATTACCCAAGATCAGTTCTTTCGCAAAGTTGCTGGCAATATCGAAATACTGGAAAACAGTTACGCCGCTTCCGTTGTCTCTCCTTCGGAATCAAGTTTTGAAAGCTGGCTTGACAATTCTGCCTACTCAAACCCTCAAAGGCAGGTTTCATATTATTCGAATGGCTCCCGGCTGGGCCTACTGCTGGATCTGGGACTGCGGGAAAAATCAGACGGAGCCGTAACGCTCGATGCGCTGTTTAACTATCTGCTGCTCGAATACTACGACAAAGATCAGGGAGTTCCGGAAAATGGCATCCAAATGGCGGCGGAGGCACTTACCCGCACTTCGTGGCAAACGTTTTTTGACAAATATGTACATGATACAGAACCTATTCCTTACGAAGACTTTCTGGAACCATTTGGTCTTGAACTATCGTCGGTGAGCGACGCCAAACCCGGAGCACAGGGATTGGGTATCCTCTCCGCAGAAAATATCACACAGGGAATTCTCCTGCGCAAACTTCACCCCGGTGGAGATGCCTTTACCGCAGGGCTTTCAGAAAACGATCTTATCCTTGAAATCGATGGCAGGAATGCCACAGGAATCAGCCTTGATGACTATGTCAACGGACTAAAAAAGGGAGCAACGATAAACCTTCGGGTATATAGTGATTTTCAGGTTGAGGAAATAATCGTTCCTTATAATGGTGCCTTTGTTACACGCAAATTCACGCTCACCAAAAAAGCCAAAATCAAAGAAAAGGAGGCAACGAAACTCAACAACTGGCTAGGCTCAAAAGTAAAGGAATAG